ggttctgcgccggagaggcagatcggcgttgttgtgtcgtcaaggacccgttcacggaacggcggccgggaaaagggggcccttctgcaaagtatactgcggtgtatactgcaactatggtttctgaccatagtatttgtgttgaccaacaatttatgaggcacttattccattttgtcattccatttgctttgaaattttcaaaatgtcgatgattaaaatgtttggtcaccgtacactcgggggtggcgtaagtgagcctggtaagatagcacaaatatcaatctcttgtgcatcggacttggtctcacttacgccatcctcgaatgttaatatttgtgttgaccaacaatgtatgaggcatttattccatttctcttgtgcatcggacttgttggtctcactttcttccattttaatcatagtaggaactggatgaagaccccgatgcaagcgagcctggtgggtagagatgagggagcaaaggaggaaccggatgaagactactttgtatctcgaaattgtgaattttgtatgaattaagagttgtatgcaaaacatttgacactttccactatatatgtatctcgatcgggctctaagtactgtgatgatgatgtataatgttgctatgttatatgtgtccatattatatctatctatctgtctatattatacttgtatactgtgtacaaaacctgtataaaacctgtataatacaccagggagcataaaatcgagtatacctatacattgttctgtggcgcaccaaaatagaattcagtggcgcacctatttctgtggcgcagctggaccgtatgcgccacagaacaccttaattctgtggcgcatggtacggtgcgccacaaaaaccctatttttgtggcgaagtttctgtggcgcaccgcccgtgcgccacagaatcaagatttcgtgcgccactgatgaagcttttcctactagtgcgcaTCGGACCCCCATTTTCATAAAAAAATCTTTGTTGCCTCGATTCGCGCCGCGCAACCCCCAATTTCCCGGGTCGGTGGAGCTGTGCGAGCGCGGCCTCCATCCATTTCATCCCTTGGCGCAAAGGAACTTTCAGGGTGTCCctttcctcttcctcccgccaaccgccgccgcagatcCCGGCCTCCCCCGACCTTCCCCTCCGATTCCGACCGGCAGGAGCACACGCGCGGGCCCGCTGCATCCGCTCCGCCCGCCGGCGCGCGCGAATCGGCCGCCAATCGGACGGAATCGACGATGCCGCGCACGCCTCGCTGCCGACCGGTAAGTCTTCTTCCCAAGTTCCTCGCAGCCGCGGATCTGCCGCCATAGCTCTAATGATTCGCCGCGGTTGTTGCGCCTTGCAGATGGACCCGTGCGCGCTATTTTGTTGGAGGATTCGTCCTCCTCCGATGACTCCCACTTGGAGGAGATGCTCAAGGACGACTTGGAGCAGACGGCGGTGATACTCGCGGCGGTGGAGGTCATAGACGTGTGGCCGAAGAAGCTGAAGGGCTCGACCATGGGGCGGATGTGCATCTCGCGGAACCGCGCCCTCGGCCACACCTTGCTGATGCGCGATTATTTCGCCGAGGTATCGACATATCCGCCCCATCTTTTTTGCCACCGGTACCGAATGTGGTGATCTTTTTCAACAAAATCGTCGCAATGTGTGAGGACAACACGCGCTACTTCAAGCGCAAAAGAAATGCCGCCGGGCTCATGGGATTTAGCGCCCACCAAAAAATATCCGCCGTCATGCGCATCTTTGCATACAGCGATTCCGGCGGACTATGCCTATGAGTATCTTTGCATAGGCGAGGATACATCGTTGGAGTCCGTCCGACATTTTTGCAAGGTTATGATGCCTGTGTAGGGGCCGATATATCTTCGAGCTCCCAATGACGAAAATACCGCAATATTAATGGCGGAGAACGAACAACGGGGGTGGGGGCATGCTAGGGAGCATAGAtcgtatgcattggacatggaaaaattgtccaaaagttTGACAAGGCTTGTATTGTGGCCGGAGTGGCGACCCAATAATTGTTCTTGAGGCCGTTGAATCACAGGATCTTTGGATTCGgcacattttttttttggtttgcccGGTTCACTCAACGATATCAATGTCTTGCATCGATCTCATCTTCTTGCCCGGCTTGCTAAAGGTGATGCCCCGGCTTGGAACTACACCGTCAACAGGAGGTAGTACACAatggggtactaccttgccgacggtaTATACCCGGATTGGGCCACATTTGTGAAAACCATCCGGGAGTTAGGAAACAGAGCTGAAGCTAAGTttgcaaaagcacaagaggcagctCAAAAAGATATATAACGAGCTTTCGGTGttttgcaagctagatttgcaatcGTCCGAGGACCAGCCTGATTTTGGGATATGGACACACTCAAGAACATCGTGACCACCTGTGTCATTCTGCACAAAATATAGGATGAGAGGGGTTTGAACTTATCCTTTTTCTTTGATAATGTTGGCATCAGGGTTAAACCTGCAAGAAATCCAGATATTGTGCAAGTTTTTCTTGAAACATACCGTCTCATTGAGAACGACAAGGATGCAAAATAGTTCCAGGAAGATCTCGTTCGCCACCATTGGCAAAGGCATGGCAACTAGGATTtatttatgtttccaaccatttgttatttgtttcaTTTATTGTTGTACCATTTGATTTATATTGTTCCAAAACATTTGTTCCAATTTGTATTGTTTGTAATATATGACAGTAAATATTTGTGTAATAACTCGGATTATTGTTGTATTTGTCATATCAAtttgtgtaataatttggattgtGCTATTTTGCAAAACCCTTTGTATCCGGTTTTGGTCGCGGACAAAAAACAGCCGTGCAGTTCAGGCGCACCAAATGCGGCCCGCATAACAGCATATTTTCCAAATATGCTGTTATACGAACCGCGTTTGGTACGTTTGGACTGCGGGCCGTTTTTGGATCTCCAAAACGTATTTAGGGTGGCCTGAATACGTGAATTTGAGGTTTGCAGTTcggggatctgctagagatgctccccGGGTTCGAATCTCAACTCTTTCTTTATGACAAACCCCGGATGGAAATTAACCCGCGTCTTGTTATGGTTGGCCTGTCTTGTTATTTATTTTTGGAGCTGATTTGCTTTAAGGGTCGTGCTTGTTTTTGCTCtcagctgctacgttggaagaggCTGCTGAATACTCGCGAACATTGCCAATTAATAATGTACATGGCTTGGCAAGATTCTCAGTGGGTACTGAATTACTGATCGACCCATTGACACTACCACCAATACTACTTCTGAGTTCCGACCTTCTACTACTGCTGCTACGTGCATACGTACTTCGATCATATTAATTGAACTAGACTGTATCGATCCAAATCAGCTGAATTGATCGTAGAGGCCTCCGAGGTATCCGCCGGCCGTCATGTCCATCATGTAGCTGTTGTAGGCGTACTCGCTCATGtaggcgaggtcggcctccgcatcATCCATCTCGAACTGATCCACCATCTCCGCGTGGTGCGTCACCGTTGAGAACGACGACGAGGTCGGGCTGCTGGCCCCGACGCCTGCGGTCACCGCCGCAGCCATGgccttgcccttctcctcctctgtCTCGGCCAACTTCTCCTTGAGCCTCAGAAGCTGCATTTATATATATATGGAAAAATTAGTAAAATACAACCAGCTTGAGCTAGCTACTCCTAGCTGCCAAGAACTCCTCCACGGTCGATGAACTTTCACTCTGTTACTGTACCTCGGCCTCGAGGTGACAGTTGTGGACGACGACGGCGTCGTGGGCCGCGCGCAGCTTGGAGAACTCTTCCTCTATGAGCTTGCTCTTGTATCGGGCGCGGCGGTTCTGGAACCACACGGCCACCTGCTTGGTGTCGAGGCCAAGCTCGGCGGCGAGCTGCACCTTGCGCGGGGTCTCAAGCTTCCGCTCCTTCCTGAAGCTCATCTCAAGGAACTGTGCTTGATCGTCGCTCAGACGCCGCTTCTTCGCTGCGGTGTCGTCGCCATCGCCCTCCACCACCGGACGAGCATTCCGCCTTCGCCGCTGCCGGCTAGCCTTCTTCTGCTCGGCACCTAAATCCACGCAACAATCAGCAAAACATTATTCTCAAGCTTGCACCTGCACATAGAACGATAGCTGTCGATGGGCAGACGGATAGACTTACCGGAGTCTGGTGTGGCCGCGTCCGCCGGGAAAATCTCCGGAAAGAGGAACGACGGGAACATCAGTCTCTCTTCCTCCTCGGAGGTCATCTTTCAAGTAAAAGCTAAGCTTAAATAGTTGATCTGCTGTGATCGATGCTTTGGGCTTTGAAGCTTTGGATATTTTGAGAGAGGCGGGTGCTAGGTAGCAAGCTGCTGTGCTGTCCGGTGACCGGTGTCGAAGTCTGTGAGCTCGGATCTTGGCCAGGCGAATTTATAGAGAGGAAGATGAGGTGAGGTGAGGCAGTACAGGCGACTATTAGTACTACCAGTACTAGATAGGAGTTGGGTGTTG
Above is a genomic segment from Lolium rigidum isolate FL_2022 unplaced genomic scaffold, APGP_CSIRO_Lrig_0.1 contig_69151_1, whole genome shotgun sequence containing:
- the LOC124682148 gene encoding homeobox-leucine zipper protein HOX12-like translates to MTSEEEERLMFPSFLFPEIFPADAATPDSGAEQKKASRQRRRRNARPVVEGDGDDTAAKKRRLSDDQAQFLEMSFRKERKLETPRKVQLAAELGLDTKQVAVWFQNRRARYKSKLIEEEFSKLRAAHDAVVVHNCHLEAELLRLKEKLAETEEEKGKAMAAAVTAGVGASSPTSSSFSTVTHHAEMVDQFEMDDAEADLAYMSEYAYNSYMMDMTAGGYLGGLYDQFS